From the Micromonospora sediminicola genome, one window contains:
- a CDS encoding aldo/keto reductase encodes MADIRDHRLLYGCMGLGGDWNTEPYGAREIAAAEAAVEAALEIGVTAFDHADIYRHGKSEAVFGEVLARAPDLRARILLQTKCGIRLDGDAGPGRYDLRGTHIVRSVEESLARLRTDVIDVLLLHRPDPLADPEDVAAALTSLHRQGLVRQFGVSNMAAAQIAHLQEPLEVPLVVNQLEMSLARRDWVEAGVLVNTPASTATGFPLGTVEYCRANRIGLQAWGPLAGGRFTGAPRTPGDRATADVVAALAERRGTTPEAVVLWWVQRHPAGVAPVIGTARPDRIRACRDAVAREPELTREEWYELWLAARGEPLP; translated from the coding sequence ATGGCCGACATCCGCGATCACCGACTGCTCTACGGCTGCATGGGCCTGGGCGGCGACTGGAACACCGAACCGTACGGCGCGCGGGAGATCGCGGCGGCGGAGGCGGCGGTCGAGGCCGCCCTGGAGATCGGCGTCACCGCGTTCGACCACGCGGACATCTACCGCCACGGCAAGTCCGAGGCCGTCTTCGGTGAGGTGCTCGCCCGCGCGCCGGACCTGCGGGCGCGCATCCTGCTGCAGACCAAGTGCGGCATCCGGCTGGACGGCGACGCCGGGCCGGGCCGGTACGACCTGCGCGGGACGCACATCGTGCGCAGCGTCGAGGAGAGCCTGGCCCGGCTGCGCACCGACGTGATCGACGTGCTGCTGCTGCACCGCCCGGATCCGCTGGCCGACCCGGAGGACGTGGCGGCGGCGCTGACCTCGCTGCACCGGCAGGGGCTGGTGCGGCAGTTCGGCGTGTCGAACATGGCGGCGGCGCAGATCGCCCACCTCCAGGAGCCGCTGGAGGTTCCCCTCGTCGTGAACCAGTTGGAGATGAGCCTGGCCCGCCGGGACTGGGTGGAGGCGGGGGTCCTGGTGAACACGCCGGCGTCCACCGCGACCGGATTCCCGCTGGGCACCGTCGAGTACTGCCGGGCGAACCGGATCGGTCTGCAGGCGTGGGGCCCGCTCGCCGGGGGACGATTCACCGGCGCTCCCCGGACGCCGGGCGACCGGGCCACGGCGGATGTGGTCGCCGCGCTCGCCGAGCGCAGGGGGACCACACCGGAGGCCGTCGTCCTGTGGTGGGTGCAGCGGCATCCGGCCGGTGTGGCGCCGGTGATCGGCACGGCGCGTCCCGACCGCATCCGGGCGTGCCGGGACGCCGTCGCGCG
- a CDS encoding MmcQ/YjbR family DNA-binding protein, whose amino-acid sequence MTDIVAAIRRTCLALPEVTERLSHGTPTWFVRGRTSFASVWPDGHHRDEFPHLWCAAPAGAAVELVAVDPRTFFRPPYVGHRGWIGVRLDTGIGEAELAEVIRDGYRSVAPPALRARLDQP is encoded by the coding sequence ATGACGGACATCGTGGCGGCCATCCGGCGGACCTGCCTGGCGCTGCCCGAGGTGACGGAGCGGCTGAGCCACGGCACCCCGACCTGGTTCGTCCGCGGCCGGACGTCGTTCGCCTCGGTCTGGCCCGACGGGCACCACCGGGACGAGTTCCCGCACCTGTGGTGCGCCGCGCCGGCCGGCGCGGCCGTCGAGCTGGTCGCGGTCGACCCGCGCACCTTCTTCCGTCCGCCCTACGTCGGGCACCGGGGCTGGATCGGCGTACGCCTCGACACCGGCATCGGCGAGGCCGAGCTGGCCGAGGTCATCCGGGACGGCTACCGGTCGGTGGCGCCGCCCGCCCTGCGGGCCCGGCTCGATCAACCCTGA
- a CDS encoding DUF6891 domain-containing protein, translated as MTGWIYNERPAGITFLTERIGEPGRGEIEAEIWGRVVRGEVDPNDFVDFFDDDDERHGATDDELRAAFERAVTARREQQRGWGEVRGNLTRAFAELNGIGVLARENFSCCGTCAAAEIHDERDDSRHWRGYLWFHQQDTEALLASEDGGVYLGYGVYPPADFDEAAYDALSEADQRARYQADLERLLDGEVFPVLHRHGMRVEWNRRQSTRIRVSGARWYAPLT; from the coding sequence GTGACCGGATGGATCTACAACGAACGCCCGGCGGGCATCACCTTCCTGACCGAGCGGATCGGCGAGCCCGGCCGCGGCGAGATCGAGGCCGAGATCTGGGGCCGGGTGGTCCGCGGCGAGGTCGACCCGAACGACTTCGTGGACTTCTTCGACGACGACGACGAGCGGCACGGCGCCACCGACGACGAGCTGCGGGCCGCCTTCGAGCGGGCGGTGACCGCGCGGCGGGAGCAGCAGCGCGGTTGGGGCGAGGTGCGGGGCAACCTGACCCGCGCCTTCGCCGAGCTGAACGGGATCGGCGTGCTGGCCCGAGAGAACTTCAGCTGCTGCGGCACCTGCGCGGCGGCCGAGATCCACGACGAGCGGGACGACTCGCGCCACTGGCGGGGCTACCTCTGGTTCCACCAGCAGGACACGGAGGCGTTGCTCGCGAGCGAGGACGGCGGGGTCTACCTCGGCTACGGCGTCTACCCGCCGGCCGACTTCGACGAGGCCGCCTACGACGCTCTCAGCGAGGCCGACCAGCGGGCCCGCTACCAGGCGGACCTGGAACGGCTGCTCGACGGGGAGGTGTTCCCGGTGCTCCACCGGCACGGCATGCGGGTGGAGTGGAACCGGCGGCAGTCCACCCGGATCCGGGTCAGCGGCGCCCGGTGGTACGCGCCGCTGACGTGA